The following proteins are co-located in the Hydractinia symbiolongicarpus strain clone_291-10 chromosome 7, HSymV2.1, whole genome shotgun sequence genome:
- the LOC130648509 gene encoding uncharacterized protein LOC130648509, whose amino-acid sequence MAVRNLNLPTFPEFSTEDVSTFSSRWKKYKQRFELLCHAIGVTDESQKLAMLFTYVGDSTYEIYENVKPEREEDVTYPNVIAPLEKHFEPQVNKSYETYLFRNIIQQEDEMIHQYFIRLKEQTVKCDFHDKNLEIKRQIELSTTNNKLRLYSFRNPDKTLEEILVTGKTLESTIQQAEVLQKTQANDTERINELRSVYTDRQGKPHSLNRRGMSKRGRPQNAKCYRCDGPFPHQNRCPAENQICNACGNQGHFSKCCRTKTYRHQNTQARLGRGSFYQSRQPLNNVTHSPLNDFSAMQNTLEAESDDEMLFSIQTLYDCEHPMINTVSYSSDVVNSPFDSTENTSNSNHSYKNSKQNSDFNTVVKLEGGKVNFLVDTGASINILTLRTFNQLNERLPKKLNLLKTKTSVVTYGSDT is encoded by the coding sequence ATGGCTGTTCGAAATCTTAATCTGCCAACCTTTCCAGAGTTTTCCACAGAAGATGTGTCTACATTCAGTTCGCGCTGGAAGAAGTATAAACAAAGATTTGAACTTTTGTGTCACGCTATTGGTGTCACAGATGAGTCTCAAAAACTAGCTATGTTGTTTACTTACGTTGGAGATAGCACGtatgaaatatatgaaaatgttaAGCCTGAACGCGAAGAAGATGTAACATATCCGAATGTCATCGCGCCGTTAGAAAAACACTTCGAACCACAAGTAAATAAAAGTTACGAAACATATTTATTTCGCAATATAATACAGCAGGAAGATGAAATGATACATCAGTATTTTATACGATTAAAAGAACAAACAGTAAAATGTGACTTTCACGATAAAAATTTGGAAATCAAAAGACAGATTGAACTTTCTACTACTAACAACAAGTTACGTTTATATAGCTTCAGAAATCCTGATAAAACCTTGGAAGAAATACTGGTGACAGGAAAGACTTTAGAAAGCACCATACAGCAAGCAGAAGTTCTTCAAAAAACACAGGCGAACGATACAGAGCGAATCAACGAATTGCGGTCGGTTTACACCGACCGCCAAGGTAAGCCACATTCTTTAAACCGACGAGGAATGAGTAAAAGAGGCCGACCTCAAAATGCCAAATGTTATCGTTGTGATGGACCATTTCCCCATCAAAACAGATGCCCTGCTGAAAACCAAATTTGTAACGCATGTGGAAACCAGGGTCACTTTTCAAAATGTTGTAGAACCAAAACATATCGACATCAAAACACCCAAGCACGTCTGGGGAGGGGATCCTTTTACCAATCAAGACAGCCCTTGAATAACGTTACTCATTCGCCgttaaacgatttttctgctaTGCAAAATACCCTTGAAGCTGAAAGTGATGATGAAATGTTATTTTCTATCCAAACTTTGTATGATTGTGAACATCCTATGATTAATACTGTGTCTTATTCGTCTGATGTTGTGAATTCTCCATTCGATAGCACAGAAAACACAAGTAACAGTAACCACAGTTATAAGAATAGTAAGCAAAATTCTGATTTCAATACTGTTGTTAAATTAGAAGGAGGAAAAGTAAATTTTCTAGTCGATACAGGAGCTAGCATTAACATTCTCACATTGCGTACTTTCAATCAGTTAAACGAACGccttccaaaaaaattaaatctactcaaaacaaaaacaagcgtCGTAACGTACGGAAGTGACACTTGA